From the genome of Bacteroidales bacterium:
TGAATAGGTTCGGTGATTTTGTTTTTAGCAGACGTTCGGCAGAATCGTCATATTTTCCCGGGCGGCCTCCGATATGCTTCACGAGAACGTCCACCGATTCACATGTGAATTCCTGATATTCCGGCCAAAGATGTCGAATTTCAGGCCCGTCAATATTTCCGTAAACAGCCTTAACAGGTTTAATCAATTCCAGGTTTTCTATTACCCGGTTGTTCCCAATATCACCGGCATGCCATATTTCATCACATGCATTCAGGAATTTAATAAAGCCTCCTTCCAGCACTTTACCGTGGGTATCGGAGATAACTCCAATTTTCTTCATATTTTGGCTTTTTATTTTGGGTGTGCCATCCAAGTTGAAAATCTTTACATTTGACAAAAATATAAAATATGCATCTTTTTTATTCTCCCGATCTGACAGATAATCGCTATGAACTCTCACAGGAAGATTCAAGACATTGTATCAGGGTGCTGCGGCTGAAAAAAAATGATTTAATCCATCTTACAGATGGTAAGGGCAGTTTGTACAAAGCGCGGATTATTAAAGACGACCCAAAGGGATGCATGGTTGAGGTTGTTGAAAAGACCAGTGAATATGGGAAAAGACCATACTATATCCATATTGCCATAGCACCGACAAAGAATATTAAGCGGTTTGAATGGTTTTTGGAAAAGTGCACGGAAATTGGGATTGATGAGATCACACCGCTGATTTGCTTTCACTCGGAGAGAAAACATTTGAAAACCGAACGATCAAAACGGATCATCACTTCGGCGTTAAAGCAATCGCTGAAGACCTATCATCCTGT
Proteins encoded in this window:
- a CDS encoding metallophosphoesterase family protein; this encodes MKKIGVISDTHGKVLEGGFIKFLNACDEIWHAGDIGNNRVIENLELIKPVKAVYGNIDGPEIRHLWPEYQEFTCESVDVLVKHIGGRPGKYDDSAERLLKTKSPNLFICGHSHILKIQYDEKWDFLFLNPGAAGISGFHKVRTAVRFQIDEEHIKDMEVYETDR
- a CDS encoding 16S rRNA (uracil(1498)-N(3))-methyltransferase — encoded protein: MHLFYSPDLTDNRYELSQEDSRHCIRVLRLKKNDLIHLTDGKGSLYKARIIKDDPKGCMVEVVEKTSEYGKRPYYIHIAIAPTKNIKRFEWFLEKCTEIGIDEITPLICFHSERKHLKTERSKRIITSALKQSLKTYHPVLNEITNYNEFVNKPFEGTKFIAHCESGQTQHLKHLYSAGEDVTLIIGPEGDFSEKELRKAETFNFIPVSLGQSRLRTETAGIVACSIVNLLNE